GAATACATTCAATATCCGACTTTTTCCATATGCCTCTAGAGCGATCGCTTAGCACATTTTTTCCCAGAAGATTCTGAGGCGAGGCTGAGTTCATGTCGCAGTCACTCTAACAACTAGAACGCCCACTCAGAGAGTATAGGGGGAGAGTAGGAGTGCAGATGAGAAACAGCTGACAACAACTATTCGCTAATCGTCAACCGCTAATTGCAAACAATCCTTGACTCCCAACACCTAACCCTCAATCAGATGCCTATCCATTAGTAGTTTGAGCTGCCAACATCTGTTTCAGCTTTTCTAGTTCAGAAGCCCAACGAGGATCGGGACGAATTCCCTCAGCATCAGACGAGCCTGTAGAAGTTCCGGCAGAACCACCACGACGAGGTTTTTTCCCACTACGCTTATTGCCACCGCTTTTTTCTGCGTTGCTACTAACAGGAGCATCTCCAGTATTAGCACTACTAGCAACAGGGGCTTGGTCTTCCTCTTCTTGACCTTTGTTACGAGGCAACGCCTTCTCAATCTTTAGTGGCGTTTCCTTAAACATATAGCCGTTATATTTCTCGATGATTTCGTCTGCTTGCTCGTCATTATTGACAGTAACAAAACCAAAACCACGGCACTTTCCGGTCTTGCGGTCTTTAATGACTTTTGTAGTCACGTTACTACCCGCATCAGCAAAAACTGCTTGCAACTCTTGCCGATCGACTTCATCTTTTGGCAAATTACCAATGTATAAACGGACTGGCATGAAATGTACCTCTCAACTTGGATGCAATTAAGGTTGTTAACAAAATTTCTGACAGGAGGGTGAGGTGAATAGTGGCAAGAATCGCCGCAAACCGTCGCCAACTAACTTTTGCCTTAAACTGTCAACTTCTAAAATCCAATTCATTGTATTGGCAAAGACTGATAAGTTTATCATGCTACGGTACGATCTAAAAGCTTGACTGCGCAGTTTTGGCGGTTAGATCGCAACGGCGTTTGACTCCTGATGATATTTCCGATCGCCTGGAAAGTTGACACCATCTTCTAAAATATCACGGTTGACACTATAGATATTGTTTTCAAAATAGATTTGTGCTTATTGTCAGTTTTTTAACTTCGGCTCGGGCTATTGAGTACAGAAATGCGATACCTGTCTCACTAACTCCTGAAATAAAAACCAGCCTGTGGCTGGTCTGGCTGTTGCTGTGTTGGAAGGAGAAAAACCTGACCCAAACTAACCGAAGCGTAAGACGTTAGGTCGCTTTAACTTGCAGCTAGATCCGGACTTTAGTTGTTTATGTAAATAAATGTAACATAAACAACTAGGATTTTGCAATTAATCTTTACATTATTGGTTGGTAATTGGTAATTGGTAGTTGGTAATCGGTAATTGGTTGTTATTCTCCTCTGCTCCCTGCTCTCTGATAACTGATAACTGATAACTGATAATTAATAACTGCCTCCCTTTACAATGACGTACACGCCCCAAATTGTAGCGGCGATCGCCAGTGCGATCGACCAACCCTGATGGCTGCTGGTACTGGTTTTACCGGCTTGAGTTCGTAAAATTTCAATATCGATCCAAGCCGTAGCCCCACGGCGGAACCAGCCTGTTAAGATAACATGCCTTCCAATTAAATCGGTAGGGTCGGTAGAGGGTCTAAGCAAAAGACAGCCGAGGGGTCCCAGCCAAGAAGCATGATGCAGCTTGACTAAGCCAGTTGGTAAATGCAGCAGTAAATCTTGTCCGAACCAGTTGCCAATACCGCGCCGTCCTAACAACTTACCTTGGAGGCGGAGAGGCTGCGGGACAACTGGTAATAAATCGGGATTAGA
This window of the Chroococcidiopsis thermalis PCC 7203 genome carries:
- a CDS encoding RNA recognition motif domain-containing protein, which encodes MPVRLYIGNLPKDEVDRQELQAVFADAGSNVTTKVIKDRKTGKCRGFGFVTVNNDEQADEIIEKYNGYMFKETPLKIEKALPRNKGQEEEDQAPVASSANTGDAPVSSNAEKSGGNKRSGKKPRRGGSAGTSTGSSDAEGIRPDPRWASELEKLKQMLAAQTTNG